DNA sequence from the Streptomyces canus genome:
CGATGGCCCCCTGGATCGCGGCGACGTGGGTGGCGGCGTCGTGGTCCAGCTGGGCCGCGGCGTACTGCACGACCTGGACGAAGTTCCGGCGCATCCACGTCGGCCCCTCCAGGGCGACGTCCCCGTATGCCTTGGTGTAGTCGCCGCCGTTCGCCACCGAGGTGGCCGTCTCGACCGCGTCGTCCTCCCGTACGGCGGCGGGGTAGGTGCGGTCGAAGAAGTCCTGCAACGCCTCCGGGGTGTTCTTGTCCAGTGCGTCGTTGGCCGCCTTGGTGACGGCCTTGCCGGGCTTCTGGTCGAGGATGCGGCCGATTTGCACCCGGTTGTCGTCCTGCGAGGCCCGGATCACCCCGGAGGTCAGGAAGTCCCCGATCGCCGTGGCACTGCCGCTGTCCAGCGCGGCCAGTGCCGCCTTGGCGATGGCGGGGTTGGACACCTGGGCGATGTAGAGGACGGTCTCCCGGTCGTCCTGGTTCTGCGCGACGGCCCGGTCGAGGTCGATCCAGGAGAAGACGTCGTCGTCGCTGCCGGACAGCGCGAACTGGGCGGCCTCCCGTGTCCACGCTCCCTTGGCCTCCAGCAGCCCGGTCGCGGCCTTGCGGCCCAGGGTCGAGGCGAGGGACAGGTCGCCGTCTGTGAAGAGGGCCTTCTCGGCCGCGCTGATCAGGTCCTTGAGCGCTTGATCGGTCTGTGCTTCCTGGGCCCGCTTGTTCGCGTACTCGGCCTGCTGCTGGGCCTCGATCTCGGCCAGCAGCCGGGCCTCGTCCAGGCCCTGGAGCCGTTCCTGCTCCAGGCGCGCGAGTTCCGCCTCCCGCGCCGCCTTGGCGACGGCGATGGCATCCGTGACGGCCTGGGTGGCCGTGTCGGCGGCCTTGACTGCCTCGCCGGCGTGGGCGGTGGACTTGTTCGCGAAGTCGATGGCCTTGCCCGCGTTCGCCACGGCCTCGTCGACGGCGGCGGCCGCCTTCTCGGCGTGGGCGGCGGCGGAGTTGGCGGCATCCCGTGCGGTGCTCGCCGCCTTCGCGGCCGTGTTGGCCAGGGCCTGCGCGGTGGAGGCGGCGTTCGTGGCGCGGTTGGCGGCAGCGGAGGCGATGGCGGCCTGGCGCTTGGCCTCGGCGGCCTGCGACTGGGCGACGCCGGACGCGGCCGCTGCCTGAGCGGAGGCGGCAGCCGCGGCCGCGGAGTTGCGAGCTGCGGAGGCGGCGGAGGAACTGGCGCTGACGGACTGCGCGCAGGCGGCCCGCGCGTAGTCGGCGGCCTTGGCCGCGGAACGCGCCTTCGCGGCGGAGTTGCGGGCGGCGACCGCCGCGTCCTTGGCGGCCTGGGTCTTGCTCGCGTCCTTGGAGGCCGCGATAGCCGCGTTGTAGGCCCGGGACGCGGCGCCGCCGGCGGCGGACGCGGCCTGGGAGGCGGCGGTGGCCGCCCAGGAGGCGCGACGGGAGGCGTTCACGGCCGCGTTGGAGGCGTTGATGGCGATCCGGGCGGCGTTCGCGGCCCCCGAGGCCGCACTGGCCGCCTTGCGGGCCGCGGCCGCGGACTTCTGTACGTCCTCCTTGGCGGCCTCAGCCTCGGCCGCGGCCTTCTCCGCCGCCTTCTTCGCCTCGGCCGCGGCGGCCTGGGCCCGCTCGGACGCCTCGACGGCCAGGTCGGTCTCGGCCTGGGCACGCTTGCCCTCCCGGTCGACGACCGCGACGAGTTCCTCGATGGTCGCCGACTCCTGGTCGCGCGCGCGGGCGATGTGCTGGCCGGTGTCGAGGAACCACTGGATGTCCGTGGCGGAGCCGTTCAGGGCGCGGTTGGCGTACTTCTGCACCTCCGGCCCGGTGTTGACCAGCATGGCGGAGACCTGGAGCTTCGAGTCCTCCAGGCGGGCGGTGTACTGGCCCTCCGTCAGGAAGGCCTCCAGCGCCGAGCGCGTGCCCGTGTCCAGAGCGGCGGACGCCTTGCGCTGGACCGCCTTTCCGCCGGTGGCCGACAGGATGGCGGTCGCCACCCGGAGGTCTTCCAGGAGCGCCGAATCGTAACCGTCCTCGAGGAAGGCCGCGATGGCGCTGTCGCCGTTGTCGAGAGCGGCGACGGCCTCACGGCGCAGGCCCTTTCCGGAGCGGGCGAGGCAGCTGGCGATCGCGACGCGGTTGTCCTCCGTCGTCACCGTCGGCAGGGTTTGGCCGAGGAAGACCTGGATGTCGGCATCGGTGCCGAAGAGTGCGTCGGCCGCCGCCGCCTTGGTGGCCCTGCCACCGGTCATCCAGGCCTTGACCACCTTGGCCCGGTCGGTGTTCGGCAGGGTGAGCGGATCGGGCGTCGCCGTCTCGGCAGCGCGGGCCACGGGGGTCCACGCCAGGGGTGCGGCGGCGACGGCTGTGACGGTGGCGAGCGAGCCGAGAAGCCGTCTGCGACTCCAGAAAATCGTCTGCATAGAAAGTTGTCCTCGTGGTTTCTGCCGGCGAGGCAGATCGGCGATCACTGACACGGCAGGCTTCCCCCGCATGGCCGGGCAGTCATGTGTGGCACCGGTGAGGCGTATGCGTTGCCTGCGCAATGACGTGACCATACCAACGCAGGCGCACCGGGCAATCAATTTGGCGCCGTGAATTAAATCCATCTCGCGTGAAAGGTGCCCCAGCTTCGTTACCGCTTCTTTATAAGGGTCGGTACAACCCTTCCGGGAGTGTGGCGAGGGTCACAGGGGACCATCAACTGTCGTCCGTTTTATGGCCGTTGGCGGAGTGGACAAGCCGGGAGAAGCGAGGTGGCATGTGGGAGGCAAAGCGACCCCCGGGGCCCGGGGTGAGCTCTTTGTGCGGGGGAAAAGCGATTCCTTCACGCCTGCCCTGAACCACGTTACGGATTTCTTTTAATAAGCAACGAGTTGAGGAAAGTGATGAAGTCGCGCACCACATTTGCCGTGAAGCCGCGCCCCTTTGCGGCGCAGACACGGCGCGGAAGATTTCTGGCCCGCGCCGTGGGCGCGGCAACCGTCGGCGCCCTGGCATGGACCGGCCTGGCGGCCGGGCTGCCCGGAGGATCCCACGCCGAGGCCGGCACTGCCACGACCGTCGCGGACAGCGCTCCCGGTTATGCGGTGGAGGACTTCGGTTATCCGCAGGCGGACAAGATCCTGGCCGAGAAGAACATCCTGCTCAAGCGCGGCGACGGCCACATCACACTCGCCGACTGCGCGAGCGGCACCGGTCAGTTGGAGGTCCAGGCGCGCGACAAGAGCAAGGTGTGTTTCGACGTCAAGGGCAACTCGGGCTGGCTGACCCTGGAGTTGCCGTCGGTCTACCTCGTCCGCGGCAACGACTACACGACCGAGGTCGACATGACGGTCGGCACCGAGGAGACGACGTACGACATCGCCAAGAACGCCTGGACCCCGGTGGGCGAGAGCACGGACGAACAGGGCCGTGAGTTCACGCTCCTGGAGATCAGGAGCACCAAGTGACCCGACGGATCAGCCCCCTTCGCCGCCTCGCGCCGACCGCGGCCCTGTGCGCGGGTGCCGTGGTGCTGGCCGGCGTTCCCGCCGCCGCCGTGACCGGTCCCGAGGTCGCCGCCGCCGACACCACCTACGCCTACACCGCCCAGATCACCGTCGGCGACCACGACCGCGGCTGCTCCGGGGTCCTCGTGGACGCCGAGTGGCTGCTGACCGCGGCCAGTTGCTTCGCCGCCGACCCGGCCACCAGCCTGAGCGTGCCTTCCGGCAAGCCGGCCACCAGGACCACCGCGGTCATCGGCCGCTCCGACCTGACCGGTACCGCCGGCGCCGCCCGCCAGATCGTCCAACTGGTCCCGCGCACCGACCGCGACGTCGTTCTGGCCCGCCTGAACCGCCCGGTCACGAACGTCGCCCCGCCGGCCCTGGCCACCGCCGCGCCCGCCGCCGGCGAGACCCTCACCCTCGCCGGCTACGGCCGCACCGCGAGCGAATGGGCACCGCTGAAGCTCCACACCGGCGCCTTCTCGGTGAACTCGTCCACCGCCACCACCGTCACCGTCACCGGCAAGGACGGCGTGGCCGCCTGCATGGGTGACACCGGCGGACCCGTCGTCCGCGTCAGCGGCGGCACCGCCCAACTGGCCGCGCTCGCCAGCCAGTCGTACCAGGGCGGCTGCTACGGCATCGACTCGACCGTGACCAGCACTGGCGGGATCGCCGCCCGCGTGGACGACCTCGCCTCCTGGGTCAGCTCCACCACCGGCGCCGTCCGCGCCACCGACTTCAACTGCGACGGCGTCGAGGACACCGCTGTATCCGACCCCCAGGCCACCGTCGACGGCGCCGCCAAGGCCGGCCTGGTGCGGATCGTCTACGGCGGCGGCAAGGGCACCGCCGAGATCAACCAGGACCTCGACTGGGTCTC
Encoded proteins:
- a CDS encoding ALF repeat-containing protein, with the translated sequence MQTIFWSRRRLLGSLATVTAVAAAPLAWTPVARAAETATPDPLTLPNTDRAKVVKAWMTGGRATKAAAADALFGTDADIQVFLGQTLPTVTTEDNRVAIASCLARSGKGLRREAVAALDNGDSAIAAFLEDGYDSALLEDLRVATAILSATGGKAVQRKASAALDTGTRSALEAFLTEGQYTARLEDSKLQVSAMLVNTGPEVQKYANRALNGSATDIQWFLDTGQHIARARDQESATIEELVAVVDREGKRAQAETDLAVEASERAQAAAAEAKKAAEKAAAEAEAAKEDVQKSAAAARKAASAASGAANAARIAINASNAAVNASRRASWAATAASQAASAAGGAASRAYNAAIAASKDASKTQAAKDAAVAARNSAAKARSAAKAADYARAACAQSVSASSSAASAARNSAAAAAASAQAAAASGVAQSQAAEAKRQAAIASAAANRATNAASTAQALANTAAKAASTARDAANSAAAHAEKAAAAVDEAVANAGKAIDFANKSTAHAGEAVKAADTATQAVTDAIAVAKAAREAELARLEQERLQGLDEARLLAEIEAQQQAEYANKRAQEAQTDQALKDLISAAEKALFTDGDLSLASTLGRKAATGLLEAKGAWTREAAQFALSGSDDDVFSWIDLDRAVAQNQDDRETVLYIAQVSNPAIAKAALAALDSGSATAIGDFLTSGVIRASQDDNRVQIGRILDQKPGKAVTKAANDALDKNTPEALQDFFDRTYPAAVREDDAVETATSVANGGDYTKAYGDVALEGPTWMRRNFVQVVQYAAAQLDHDAATHVAAIQGAIAAAAKTAYTAQQTAALASQVAATARNAAAEAQEWADKAIAAGTKAGQYSDQARQNADAADKSAADAQASANKASAAASTARTASRSANYSANKAIDAARSALASAYSAQQSAAGARQSALEAGRDAATAAAAANQARAIVVQKRQAEAREAAREAAEKAQQDRDNGHNPADSDTNDDVNQNGSGGDNDAWYSDAGWWADAFSYVSVGAGLISAGLGVASLVFPPFAVVGVPAAAIFGGIAMGAGALSTLFTGIEHGFTSSEFMWAAAGTALSLVTYGQSKWITPVAKRVAPVVKEVAEEGKELVSSITSGLSSMF